One genomic segment of Bradyrhizobium diazoefficiens includes these proteins:
- a CDS encoding HD domain-containing protein, which yields MTASAKSAAKRRLLLASDRSDGSTELVSILKAVGDVSTVSTEAIPEQPSRDLSGLVVDINLRSPESVQRVRNKLRGDAYRSMPRLFVLADALHHGTMQAWALGATDTISRPLQPEDILQRIRAAFPDTAAYDATDRGKTLNRGVEAAHGVLKKMFEKLPLGAPLTFDDVIAAESKILKAIKHSSLREWLTTVGCHHVGSYRHCLFVTGFAVSFAQHLGMREDDQRRLTRAALLHDVGKAFVPSHLLDKPGKLTDEEMAEVRQHPRRGYDALAAQGGFPPEMLDVILHHHEFLDGSGYPNGLSSNQISDIVRLTTIVDIYAALVEKRAYRMPFTHSRAFAMMEGMGGKLDQQLLQAFRPVALGSF from the coding sequence ATGACCGCCTCAGCCAAATCCGCCGCCAAACGCCGGCTTCTGCTCGCCTCCGACCGGAGCGACGGGAGCACCGAGCTCGTCAGCATCCTGAAGGCGGTCGGCGATGTCTCGACGGTCTCGACCGAGGCCATTCCGGAGCAGCCGTCGCGCGACCTGTCCGGTCTCGTCGTCGACATCAATCTGCGCTCGCCCGAGAGCGTGCAGCGGGTGCGCAACAAGCTGCGCGGCGATGCCTATCGTTCGATGCCGCGGCTGTTCGTGCTGGCCGATGCCCTGCACCACGGCACCATGCAGGCCTGGGCGTTGGGGGCCACCGACACCATCTCGCGCCCGCTTCAGCCCGAGGACATTCTCCAGCGCATCCGCGCCGCATTCCCCGATACGGCGGCCTATGACGCGACCGATCGCGGCAAGACGCTCAACCGCGGCGTCGAGGCGGCGCATGGGGTGCTGAAGAAAATGTTCGAGAAGCTGCCGCTCGGCGCGCCCCTGACCTTCGACGACGTCATCGCCGCCGAGAGCAAGATCTTGAAGGCGATCAAGCACTCGTCCTTGCGCGAATGGCTCACCACCGTCGGCTGCCACCATGTCGGAAGCTATCGCCACTGCCTGTTCGTCACCGGCTTTGCGGTCTCCTTCGCCCAGCATCTCGGCATGCGCGAGGATGACCAGCGCCGCCTGACCCGCGCCGCTTTGCTGCACGATGTCGGCAAGGCTTTCGTTCCGTCCCACCTGCTCGACAAGCCCGGCAAGCTCACCGACGAGGAGATGGCCGAGGTCCGCCAGCATCCGCGCCGGGGCTATGACGCGCTCGCAGCTCAAGGCGGCTTCCCGCCGGAGATGCTCGACGTGATCCTGCATCACCACGAATTCCTCGACGGCTCAGGCTATCCCAACGGCCTGTCGTCGAACCAGATCAGCGACATCGTGCGTCTGACGACGATCGTCGACATCTACGCCGCGCTGGTGGAAAAGCGCGCCTACCGCATGCCCTTCACCCACTCGCGCGCATTCGCGATGATGGAAGGCATGGGCGGCAAGCTCGACCAGCAGCTGCTGCAGGCCTTCCGCCCCGTGGCGCTGGGGTCGTTCTGA
- a CDS encoding VOC family protein, whose product MTVRVHALDHLVINVADVAVTAEWYRRILGMEVKVFDPGGGKAPRTSLQFGNQKINVRPRDTDKVEWFTADQTTAGSEDLCFLTSATPDEVVAHLQAHGVAIEEGPGPRQGARGTLRSVYCRDPDGSLIEISSYED is encoded by the coding sequence ATGACGGTCAGGGTTCACGCACTCGATCATCTCGTGATCAACGTCGCCGACGTCGCTGTGACCGCCGAGTGGTACCGCAGGATTCTCGGCATGGAAGTCAAGGTGTTCGACCCCGGCGGCGGCAAAGCGCCGCGGACGTCGTTGCAATTCGGTAACCAGAAGATCAACGTCCGTCCGCGCGATACCGACAAGGTGGAGTGGTTCACCGCGGACCAGACGACCGCCGGCAGCGAGGATCTGTGCTTCCTGACCTCGGCGACGCCAGACGAGGTGGTGGCGCATCTGCAGGCCCATGGCGTCGCGATCGAGGAAGGGCCTGGCCCGAGGCAGGGCGCGCGCGGCACGCTGCGCTCGGTCTATTGCCGGGATCCCGACGGCAGCCTGATCGAGATTTCGTCGTACGAAGATTGA
- a CDS encoding ArsR/SmtB family transcription factor has protein sequence MVKYQDETLDRTFAALSDPTRRALLARLGKQDGLSVSELAAPFPVSLPAIMKHLDVLTDAGLIVREKTGRTVSCRLTAQPMEQAMNWLSRYAQFWSESFDRLAAFVEEDKWPTLPSTPIPAQPLPQRNVQASHSRAGSAPGRKKSTPPGRRPRS, from the coding sequence ATGGTTAAGTATCAGGACGAGACGCTGGACCGGACCTTTGCGGCGCTATCCGATCCGACGCGGCGCGCATTGCTGGCGCGACTCGGCAAGCAGGACGGCCTGTCGGTGAGCGAACTGGCCGCGCCGTTTCCGGTCTCGCTGCCGGCGATCATGAAGCATCTCGACGTGCTCACGGATGCGGGCCTGATCGTGCGGGAGAAGACCGGGCGCACCGTCTCCTGCCGACTCACCGCCCAGCCGATGGAGCAGGCGATGAACTGGCTCAGTCGCTACGCGCAATTCTGGTCCGAGTCGTTCGACCGCCTTGCTGCCTTCGTGGAGGAAGACAAATGGCCAACGCTGCCGTCAACACCGATCCCCGCACAGCCGCTGCCCCAACGGAACGTCCAAGCCTCACACTCACGCGCCGGCTCCGCGCCCGGCCGGAAAAAGTCTACGCCGCCTGGACGCAGGCCGCGCAGTTAG
- a CDS encoding DUF899 domain-containing protein yields the protein MQSHQVVSREQWIAARKAHLAREKELTAARERLAEERRALPWVKVDKNYVFDGPDGRVALGDLFKGHPQLVVQHMMFAPDWDAACKSCSFWADGLDRMVPHLAARDTAVVAISLAPVAKLEAFRKRMGWSFDWVSLGGNEFNRDYGVTFSAEQIATGKPMYNFGTTAIYGPELPGISVFFRNEAGEIFHTYSCFARGLDMMNAAYQYLDLTPLGRHEDGLPYPMDWVRLRDQYGPQARETCCHG from the coding sequence ATGCAGTCCCATCAGGTCGTCTCACGCGAGCAGTGGATCGCAGCGCGCAAGGCTCACCTGGCGCGCGAGAAGGAGCTCACGGCGGCCCGCGAGCGTCTCGCCGAGGAGCGCCGCGCACTGCCTTGGGTGAAGGTCGACAAGAATTATGTGTTCGACGGACCGGACGGCAGGGTGGCGCTCGGCGATCTCTTCAAGGGCCATCCGCAGCTCGTGGTCCAGCACATGATGTTCGCGCCCGACTGGGATGCGGCCTGCAAGAGCTGCTCGTTCTGGGCCGACGGTCTTGACCGAATGGTGCCGCACCTCGCCGCGCGCGACACCGCCGTGGTCGCGATCTCACTGGCGCCGGTCGCAAAGCTCGAAGCTTTCAGGAAGCGGATGGGCTGGAGTTTCGATTGGGTCTCGTTGGGCGGCAACGAGTTCAACCGTGACTACGGCGTGACCTTCTCGGCGGAGCAGATCGCGACCGGCAAGCCGATGTACAATTTCGGAACCACCGCGATCTACGGGCCCGAGCTGCCCGGCATCAGCGTGTTTTTCCGCAACGAGGCCGGCGAGATCTTCCACACCTATTCCTGCTTTGCCCGCGGCCTCGACATGATGAACGCCGCCTATCAATATCTCGACCTCACCCCGCTCGGCCGTCACGAGGACGGCCTGCCCTACCCGATGGACTGGGTCCGCCTGCGCGACCAGTACGGGCCGCAAGCGAGGGAGACGTGCTGCCACGGGTGA
- a CDS encoding DUF3551 domain-containing protein: MRKTQLAMLTLGATVLAGIATVTPAAARDYPWCAQGGEYDYPGECAYSTYEQCQASVSGRLLYCDRNPRFAYGQQQLPPPRPHRRVPSY; encoded by the coding sequence ATGCGCAAGACGCAATTGGCGATGCTGACGCTGGGCGCGACGGTCCTTGCCGGCATCGCGACCGTCACGCCGGCCGCGGCCCGCGACTATCCCTGGTGCGCCCAGGGCGGCGAGTATGACTATCCCGGCGAATGCGCCTACAGCACCTATGAGCAGTGCCAGGCCAGCGTGTCCGGCCGTCTGCTGTACTGCGACCGCAACCCCCGCTTTGCCTATGGCCAGCAACAGCTCCCGCCACCGCGGCCGCACCGGCGCGTGCCGTCGTACTAA
- a CDS encoding AMP-binding protein, with product MPIQQTATGIVGPFDGLDVPWLLRMRAETRHDHPFLIWAPFDAPPRRWSYGEFHERVGALAAGLAKRGVKPGEYVLIHLDNCIEALLAWFACVELGAIAVTTNTRSAPAEIEYFAGHCGAVAAITQPAYADVVAQNCRNIRWMAVTSHDADAAPAQAVSRGDSFESLFADSADRPKRATDPRAPCSVQYTSGTTSRPKAVLWTHANALWGAKINAAHEDLHASDVHQTYLPLFHTNALAYSMLATLWVGATCVIQPRFSASRFWRVAREHGSTWTSTIPFCMKALLEQEIPGDHKFRLWGTAVNEPPPFAAFGVKIIGWWGMTETITHGIIGEVDQPNIPMSIGRAAPEYQIRITDDDGRPTAVGDTGNLAIKGIPGLSLFAEYLHNDKATRESFDEHGFFLTGDRVERLEGGFIKFGDRAKDMLKVGGENVAASEIEQVIAMVPGVREAAVVAKKHPMLDEVPVVFIIPQGGVAGAAPDLHDRVMEACRKGLADFKVPREVRLIDDMPRSTLEKVAKAELRKMVG from the coding sequence ATGCCAATTCAGCAAACCGCCACCGGAATCGTAGGACCGTTCGACGGGCTCGACGTGCCCTGGCTCTTGAGGATGCGTGCGGAGACACGCCATGATCATCCATTCCTGATCTGGGCGCCGTTCGACGCGCCACCGCGGCGCTGGAGCTATGGCGAGTTTCATGAGCGGGTCGGTGCGCTCGCGGCCGGGCTCGCCAAGCGCGGCGTCAAGCCCGGCGAATACGTGCTCATTCATCTCGACAATTGCATCGAGGCGCTGCTGGCCTGGTTTGCCTGTGTCGAGCTCGGCGCCATCGCTGTGACCACCAACACCCGTTCGGCGCCGGCCGAGATCGAATATTTTGCCGGTCATTGCGGCGCGGTGGCTGCGATCACGCAGCCGGCCTATGCCGACGTGGTCGCGCAGAACTGCCGCAACATCCGCTGGATGGCGGTGACCTCGCATGATGCCGACGCGGCGCCTGCGCAAGCGGTCTCACGCGGCGACAGTTTTGAATCCCTGTTCGCTGACAGCGCCGATCGCCCGAAGCGCGCGACCGATCCGCGCGCGCCGTGCAGCGTGCAGTACACCTCGGGCACGACATCGCGGCCGAAGGCGGTGCTGTGGACCCACGCCAACGCGCTGTGGGGCGCGAAGATCAACGCCGCGCATGAGGACCTGCATGCGAGCGATGTGCACCAGACCTATCTGCCGCTGTTCCACACCAATGCGCTGGCCTACTCCATGCTGGCGACGCTGTGGGTCGGAGCGACTTGCGTGATCCAGCCGCGCTTCTCCGCGAGCCGGTTCTGGCGCGTTGCGCGCGAGCATGGCTCGACCTGGACCTCGACCATTCCGTTCTGCATGAAGGCGCTGCTCGAGCAGGAGATTCCTGGAGATCACAAATTCCGCCTGTGGGGCACCGCCGTCAACGAGCCGCCGCCCTTTGCCGCCTTCGGCGTCAAGATCATCGGCTGGTGGGGCATGACCGAGACGATCACTCACGGCATCATCGGCGAGGTCGACCAGCCCAACATCCCGATGTCGATCGGCCGCGCCGCGCCTGAATATCAGATCAGGATCACCGACGATGACGGCCGGCCGACCGCGGTCGGCGACACCGGCAATCTCGCGATCAAGGGCATCCCCGGCCTGTCGCTGTTCGCCGAATATTTGCACAACGATAAGGCGACGCGCGAGAGCTTTGACGAGCACGGCTTCTTCCTCACCGGCGACCGGGTCGAGCGGCTGGAAGGTGGCTTCATCAAGTTCGGCGACCGCGCCAAGGACATGCTGAAGGTCGGCGGCGAGAACGTCGCGGCTTCCGAGATCGAGCAGGTGATCGCGATGGTGCCGGGCGTGCGCGAGGCCGCGGTGGTGGCGAAGAAGCATCCGATGCTGGACGAGGTGCCGGTGGTCTTCATCATCCCGCAGGGCGGTGTGGCGGGTGCTGCACCCGATCTGCATGACCGCGTGATGGAGGCCTGCCGCAAAGGACTTGCGGATTTCAAGGTGCCGCGCGAGGTCAGGCTGATCGACGACATGCCGCGCTCGACACTGGAGAAGGTGGCGAAGGCGGAGCTCAGGAAGATGGTGGGATGA
- a CDS encoding S1C family serine protease — MWLKSFVAASLFQVVIAGAAHAAGPFGSVNVGNWIGGAFSNDETGAFSHCAATTPYANGVILVVSQNAAGTWSLAFASPSYRFNKGENAAIDVTFDGQERARLFATAYRSNMLTALMPLNVVRTFQKASLMVATAGRAVLNFDLTSTGPVIAALANCVTKVKADGLDKAGDFAKVVAKPSVTGDKQGTPSAPKQGRTGAFFGTGFVVSPNGHVVTNNHVVKGCVGDIKGNLTGEAAMTLRVVSSDANNDLALLQAPSTAAFKDFARIRDRSIRSGDSVVAIGFPYHGMLTSDFTVTTGIVSSLSGMRNDTRFLQISAPVQPGNSGGPLFDAAGQVVGVVTGKVDALRIAVATGNIPENINFAIKTGVLRDFLDNSVVPYQTAEPKGELKTTDIAGNARPYTMLISCNATEQADAKR; from the coding sequence ATGTGGCTGAAGTCGTTTGTTGCTGCGTCATTATTTCAGGTGGTCATCGCCGGAGCTGCACATGCGGCAGGGCCGTTCGGTAGCGTCAATGTCGGCAACTGGATCGGCGGCGCCTTCAGCAATGACGAGACGGGCGCCTTCTCCCATTGTGCGGCGACGACGCCCTATGCGAACGGCGTCATCCTCGTCGTGAGCCAGAATGCCGCCGGCACATGGTCGCTCGCCTTTGCGAGTCCCAGCTACCGCTTCAACAAGGGCGAGAACGCCGCGATCGACGTGACCTTTGACGGGCAGGAGCGAGCCAGGCTGTTCGCCACGGCTTACCGGTCCAACATGCTCACGGCCCTCATGCCGCTCAACGTTGTGCGTACGTTCCAGAAGGCGAGCCTGATGGTGGCGACAGCCGGCCGCGCCGTTCTGAATTTCGATCTGACCTCGACCGGGCCGGTGATCGCCGCATTGGCCAATTGCGTGACCAAAGTGAAGGCCGACGGGCTCGACAAGGCCGGCGACTTCGCAAAGGTTGTCGCCAAGCCCTCGGTGACTGGCGACAAGCAAGGCACGCCTTCGGCGCCCAAACAGGGACGCACTGGAGCCTTCTTTGGCACCGGTTTCGTGGTCAGTCCCAATGGTCACGTCGTCACCAACAACCATGTCGTCAAAGGTTGCGTCGGCGACATCAAGGGCAACCTCACCGGCGAGGCCGCGATGACTTTGCGCGTCGTGTCGAGCGACGCGAACAACGATCTTGCTTTGTTGCAGGCGCCATCAACGGCGGCATTCAAGGATTTTGCCCGGATTCGCGACCGCTCGATCCGCTCGGGCGATTCCGTCGTCGCGATCGGCTTCCCCTACCACGGGATGCTCACCTCGGACTTCACCGTGACGACCGGGATCGTGAGCTCGCTCAGCGGCATGCGCAACGACACGCGTTTCCTGCAGATCAGCGCGCCGGTGCAGCCTGGCAACAGCGGCGGCCCGCTGTTCGACGCCGCCGGGCAGGTCGTGGGCGTGGTCACCGGAAAAGTCGATGCACTCCGCATCGCGGTTGCGACCGGCAACATTCCCGAGAACATCAACTTCGCCATCAAGACGGGCGTGCTGCGCGACTTTCTCGATAATTCCGTGGTGCCCTACCAGACTGCAGAGCCGAAGGGTGAGCTTAAGACCACCGACATCGCCGGCAACGCGCGGCCCTACACGATGCTGATCTCGTGCAACGCCACCGAGCAGGCCGACGCGAAGCGGTAG
- a CDS encoding Bug family tripartite tricarboxylate transporter substrate binding protein produces the protein MITRRTALGLLAATPLAASPLSKAFAADYPSRPVKFVVGYPPGGATDILARLIGQRLSERLGQQFVVENKPGAGNNIATESVVNAEPDGYTVLLVNPANYINSTLYANLKFNFVRDIAPIAAFQRVPNVMTVNKDVPAKTVAEFIDYVKANPGKVNMASSGNGTSVHLSGEMFMAMTGCKMQHVPYRGAAPAITDMLGGQVQVIFDNMPSIIQHIRSGSLRALGVTTAQRSPQLPDVPAIGETVKDYEASALFGMGAPKNMPKDMIAKLNNEINTLMKEPDMTKRLVELGGDPLVETPEAFGKEVEAETAKWKKVVEFAGLKVE, from the coding sequence ATGATCACTCGCCGTACCGCGCTGGGCCTGCTTGCCGCCACGCCTCTTGCAGCCAGCCCGCTGTCGAAAGCCTTCGCCGCCGATTATCCGTCCCGGCCGGTGAAGTTCGTGGTCGGCTATCCACCGGGCGGCGCCACCGACATTCTGGCCCGCCTGATCGGGCAGCGGCTGTCGGAACGGCTCGGCCAGCAATTCGTCGTCGAGAACAAGCCGGGCGCCGGCAACAATATCGCCACCGAGTCTGTCGTCAATGCCGAGCCCGACGGCTACACCGTGCTGCTGGTCAATCCGGCCAACTACATCAACAGCACGCTCTACGCCAATCTCAAGTTCAACTTCGTCCGCGACATCGCGCCGATCGCCGCGTTCCAGCGCGTGCCGAACGTGATGACCGTCAACAAGGACGTGCCGGCCAAGACCGTCGCAGAGTTCATCGACTATGTGAAGGCCAATCCGGGCAAGGTGAACATGGCCTCGTCCGGCAACGGCACCTCGGTGCATCTGTCCGGCGAGATGTTCATGGCGATGACCGGCTGCAAGATGCAGCACGTACCCTATCGGGGCGCGGCGCCCGCGATCACCGACATGCTCGGCGGCCAGGTGCAGGTGATCTTCGACAACATGCCTTCGATCATCCAGCACATCCGCTCCGGCTCGCTTCGCGCACTTGGCGTCACCACCGCTCAGCGCTCGCCGCAGCTGCCCGACGTGCCCGCGATCGGCGAGACCGTGAAGGATTACGAGGCGAGCGCGCTGTTCGGCATGGGCGCGCCGAAGAACATGCCCAAGGACATGATCGCCAAACTCAACAATGAGATCAACACGCTCATGAAGGAGCCCGACATGACCAAGCGTCTGGTCGAGCTCGGCGGCGATCCGCTGGTCGAGACGCCCGAGGCGTTCGGCAAGGAGGTCGAAGCCGAGACCGCGAAATGGAAGAAGGTCGTCGAGTTCGCCGGCCTGAAAGTCGAGTAG